The genome window GGCGATCCCCCTGCTCGACGGTCTCACACCCTTCGACAGCTTTGGTCATCACCACCCGCGCTTCACCCAGGTCCACATCATAAGCCACGCCGCAGATCACTGTCTGGCGGCGGTGCTTTTGATCTGTGCGGACATAGACAGGGTTTTTAAACAGCATTGCATTGGGCACGATCACCAGCTGACCATCCGTCTGGCGGATGTGGCTCTCACGAATGGCGATATGGGCAACCTTCCCCTCTATCCCTTCGCATTCGATATGATCGCCCATACGCATCTCACGGCGAAAAAGGATGATGATACCGGCAAGGAAATTCTCGAACACATCTTTAAAGGCAAAGCCGATGGCGACCGAGCCTATGCCAAGGCCAGCCAGAATGCTCGCCGGGGTCAGACCCGGAAACACGATCACCGCGGCGATCATGATGCCGAACACCCAAATGAGGATTGAGGTCAGAAGAGTGAAGAGGTCCTGCAAGCTGGGGCGTAGTTTGGTACGCCCCAGAGCCTTACTGACCAATGCGCGCCCAAGTGCCGCAATGAGCCAAGTTAGGATCAGCACAACCAGAGCAACCGCAACCTGCGGCAGGAGCGCGATTGTGTCTCGCGCCATTTCCATGACCTGACGCCACATAATCCTAACTGGTTCCATCCTAACCCCTTCCGAGACTTCTAAACAGATTGCAGCAAAACAGACTCTGCGGCGAGCATTATATGCCCTTACCAAGGCAGTAGCATAACTGGTCAACTTAACCTTGCGGGCTACCTACCCAATGAGAGCAAATTGCTGAGAGAGGACCCCGATAAGATCGGGGTTATACGATGGATATCATTCGCATCATTATCGCTATCCTGCTGCCCCCGCTTGGGGTGTTTTTGCAGGAAGGTCTGGGAAAGCACTTCTGGATCAACATCATCCTGACGCTATTGGGCTATATTCCCGGTATCGTGCACGCGATTTACATCATCATTAAGAGGTAGGTGCGACGAGCCTTTGCCTTAAAAAAGCACGCCCCTGACAATCAGAGGCGTGCGCTACAATCAGTCAGACAATTTATCCTTGGCGTCACCGACGCCCTTTTGCACTTTGCCTTCTGCCTGATCGGCCTGACCTTCGCGCTTAAGGTCGTCATTGCCAGCCGCATCACCAGCTTCTTCTTTCACCTTACCGCCAATGTCCTTGGCCTTGCCTTCTGCCTGATCTTCATTCGCCATGGTTGCTCTCCTCCATCTCTGTAGAAAAGCAACGTCAGAGCACGAGTGGAAGTTCCGACATGGCAAAGCTGATTGGAACGAAACCGATAGCGCGGCTTACGTTCCAGACTGACCATTTCGAAAAAATGGTGCCCGGGGGCGGAATCGAACCACCGACACGAGGATTTTCAATCCACTGCTCTACCCCTGAGCTACCCGGGCACGGGTCACCTCTTTCGAGGTCGGGTGAGCGGGTTCTAGGACCTGTGGCGCGGGGTGTCCAGCCCCATTTTACCCTGAAATTCACTTCTTTTCGCGAAGGGCAAATTATCCAGCGTTAATGAGGCTTTGGAGGGCTGTCTTGCGCTGCTTCGGCGGCCTCAATGGCCGCCTCGACGTCTTCGGGATCGCGTGAGGGGACGGCATAGCTGTCGTTGAACCAGCGGCCTAGATCGATGTCAGCGCAGCGGCGCGAGCAGAAGGGGCGGTGCGCTTTGACGGTCTCAGCTTTGCAGATCGGGCAGCTCATTCGCCACCTCCTACAAGAACCTCCGCCAGCACCGGGCGGGCGCGTTTGCGCTGCAATTCGTAATGGCCCAGCGGTGTCCAACCGACCAGCGTCGTGTCCACATCATCGGCGCGGAAAGCGGCGCGTAGGGCGCTTTCAAAGGTGCGGCGATCCTTCTTGGGCATGGGGGCGAGATCGAGGGTGATCTGCCCGCCAAGACCGCGCAAGCGCAGGGCGCGGGGCAGCGCGCGGGCGCAGGCCATATTGGCTTTCACGCCAGCGGCGAGTGATGCATCGCTGCCGGTGTTCACGTCCACAGCCACAAGTGCGCGGGTCGGCTCAACGAAGATCGACGCTCCGTTGCCAAGGGGAACTTGCGGCGAGGACAGGCGGTCAAGCTCTTCCAAAACACTATGGTCCCTGAAGCCCCCAGCCTCGGTCACGACCTCGGCAGGTGCGGTCCAGTCACGCCACGCCAACAGATGCGGGCCATCGCCTTCGCTCAGCACTTCCATCTCCTGCCCGTCATCATTGGCCACGGTATCCGCAAGGGCCAACATATTCGCGATATCCTCGGCAATATCATCGGCATCGGCCCCGGCGCAGGAGGAGCGCAGTATCAGCCCCAGATCGGCCCCGCCTGCGGCTTCATGCGCGATTTCGAGCAAACGGTCGCGCTCTTCTTCATCCTTGATGGAGCGCGAGATGTTCAGCCCCGGCGCATCGGGCGTCACGATGGCATAGCGCGATTTGAACAGCAGCTTATTGGTCACCGGGATCGCCTTACCCGGCTCGGCGTGGCCCGAAACCTGCACCAGAATCGTCTGACCGGGCGCCAGGCCTTTGATCTGCCGCAGGAATGCCGCGCCGTCGGGGGTCTTGAGGAACATGCCCCCCTGGCCCTTCACCGGACGATCCGCAATGGCGCGGTACACGGTGCCAACGCGCGGCGCGTCGCTGTCCACGAGAAAATCGTCCAACTTGCCGTCCACCATGAGTGCAGCGGCTTCAACATCGCCTAGATGGTCGAGAATGATCGTACGGCCCTTCATGCGGCACCTCCGTCAAATGGGTAGCCTGCCGCTTGCAGCAGGTTCGCAGCCTCGGCCAAAGGCAGGCCGACGATTGCAGTGAATGAGCCGCTGATCCATGGGATCAGCGCGCCAGCGGGGCCTTGGATACCATAGCCGCCCGCTTTGCCACGCCAATCGCCGGTGGCGAGGTAGCGGCGGATCTCCGGCTCGGAAAGGGACTTCATCTTTACGGTGCTCTGCACATCGCGTTGCCAGAGCTTATCGCCTTTTTTCACAGCCACAGCGGTCACCACCTTATGACGGCGGCCCGACATCAGCCGCAGGAAGGCCTCGGCTTCGGCCTCATTCTCGGGCTTGCCGAGGATGCGCCGCCCGAGCGCTACGGTGGTATCGGCGCAGAGCACGATATCATCCGCCTCAGCGGGCACAGCCGCCACCTTTTCACGCGCCATGCGGGCGCAATAGGGGCGCGGCAGTTCGGCCTTGTGGGGGGTCTCGTCAATGTCGGGGGCGCGGATGGCATCGGGGACCACACCGATCTGGGCCAAAAGCTCCAAACGGCGCGGTGATCCTGATCCGAGAATGAACTGCATCTTATGGGCCTCTTTGCCTGAGGCCGGCAGCCCGGTCGGGGCCGCGCACGGCCCCGCCTGCGCCGCGCAACGCGCGTACGCGGTGCCGCTTACTTGAAGCGATAGTTGATCCGACCCTTGGTCAAATCATAGGGTGTCATTTCCACCTGAACTTTGTCGCCAGCCAGAACACGGATGCGGTTTTTCCGCATCTTGCCTGCCGTATGCGCGATGATCTCATGGCCGTTTTCCAGCTCGACCCGAAACGTCGCGTTAGGCAGGAGTTCCTTCACGACACCGGGAAATTCGAGCGTATCTTCCTTGGCCATGGTCTCTCCTTGAGCACAAAACCCTCCAATTTGAGGGCGCAGGCTTAAATGGGCGCATTTTACTGCTTTTTCAAGAGGGATTCAGCGCAGTGTGACGTTTATCGCTGTTCCATCCCGCCCAAACTGGTCTTGCCAGTCGCGCCGATTGAGCACGATGCCATCTGCGCGGACCTCCGCAACCTGCGCCAAGTCGGCCTCTGCGACCGTCCAGCCGGGGGCGTTGACCTCTCGCACGGCCAAAACACCGGTGGGCGGGAAGCCGCGGTCAGGCGGGCAGAAAATGCCGCCAGCGCCAAATGACTGCCCCAAAGCATCAGACCAATCCGCCGCACCAACAACCGAAGACATCGCCGTGATACACTGATTCTCAAGGGCGCGGGCCATGGAGCCGATGCGCACACGCCAATATCCCGCCAGCGTTTCCGTGACACTTGGCACGCAGATCACATCGCAATCGGCCAGCGCACGGCCCAGCAGCGGAAATTCACTATCGTAACAGATCAAAATGCCGATCTTGCCAATCGCGGTCTCGAATACCTGAAGCGCGTTGCCTCCGATCACGCCCCACTCTTCACGCTCGAAACGGGTCATGATCTGCTTGTCCTGCACCCCCACCTGCCCAGTAGGCGTGATCAGCCGCGTGCGGTTGACCGGACGGCTCTCGGTCGCCGCGGGGCCAGAGCCTGCTACGATATGCACATTGTGCTCGGCGGCGAGCTTCACGTGCAGCCGGTCGGCTTCCTCAAGCTTGTCCGAGACCGAGAAAAGCGAGCGCTCCAGATCGGCGGCCACTTCGGCCCCATCCAGCGTGGCCAATTCCATCGCGGCATATTCGGGAAAAACCAGCAGTTCCGCCCCCTGCACCGCGGCCTCGGCTACCCAATGGGCCAGCTTGTCTTCGTACTGCGCCCATGAGGTTAGAACATCGAGCGGATAGGCAGCTGTGGCGATTTTCATTCGGAGAGGCTCCTGAGGGCTGTTTGCCCGCAGTCTGCGCAGCTTTGGCGGCGGCTTCAAGGGGGCGACCCGTGAGCCCGAAGCGCCTCCCGCCGCTTTTCCAGATGCGACAGTTATGCTGCCACTTCCATGGGCAAATGCTTGACCTGAGCCGCCCGTGGTTTCACAAGATCCGAAAGAGTTGGGACCACATGCTGAACAAAGGCATCACCCTTCGGGGCATCGAAGTGTTTGAGGCGCTCGCGCGCAGCGGATCGGTGGCGCAGGCGGCAGAGGCCACGGGGCTTAGCCAGCCCGCCGTCAGCCAGCAGATGCGCAACCTCGAAGCCGCCATAGGCGCAGAACTAATTGATCACACGCGCCGCCCCATGCGGTTGACCCAAGCCGGGCAAATGTTCCTGCGCCGGGCCGGGCTCGCCCTGACCGAACTGCGCCAAGCACAAAGTGAAGTCACAGTGATGGATCTCGCGCATCTAGAGGCGCTGAACCTCGGAGTTATTGATGATTTCGATGATGATCTGACCCCACGCCTTGCAACAATCCTTGGCGACAGTCTGACCGGATGCCGCTTTCGCATGATCACCGCAGGCAGCAACGAATTGGCCGATGCCCTGCGTGACAAGAGCCTGCATATGGCACTTTTTGCCCAGATCGAAGGCACATTGGACGCGGTGGTGGAATATCCGCTGGCCCGCGATCCCTTTATCATCGTTACCCCTGAACAGACGCCGCATGCCCCCGCAGCCCTGCTGAGCGGCGACAGCGATCTGCCATTCCTGCGCTATGCCAAAGACCAGTTGATCGCGCGCCAGATTGACACCCACCTTGCGGCCCAAAGCCATGACCTGCCCGCGCGATTTGAGATCGGCAGCCATCTGGCGCTGATGGCCATGGTGGCGCGGGGGATCGGTTGGGCGATCACCACGCCCCTAGGCTACATGCGGGCGGCGCGTTTTCACAGCAAATTGGCCGCACATCCCCTGCCCGCCCCGGTGCCGTCGCGCAGCATTTCGCTGTTTGCCGGGGATGAATGGTCAGGCCCCGTCCCGCGCGACATTGCCCAAACCCTGCGTCAGTTGATGCAAACCCATATGATCGCCCCCGCCATTGCGCAGTTGCCGTGGTTGGCCGATGGTTTCCATCTGCTTGAAGATAACGACCGGATCGGAGACTAATCAGCCATGACAAAAATCGTGATCCTAACCGGCGCAGGCATCTCGGCCGAAAGCGGGCTCGAGACCTTTCGCGCATCAGACGGGCTTTGGGCGCAGCACCGGGTCGAAGATGTTGCCACCCCCGAAGGTTTCGCCAGCAACCCCAAGCTGGTGGTCGACTTCTACAATGCCCGCCGCGCGCAGGCGGCAGAAGTATCGCCAAACCCTGCGCATGAGGCGCTGGCGAAACTGGAAGCCGAGCTTGATGGCGAAGTGGTGATGATCACGCAGAACGTGGATGATCTGCACGAACAGGGCGGCTCGCAAAAGGTTATGCATATGCATGGTGCTCTCAAAGGCGCGCTTTGTGCCGCCTGCGATCATCGCTGGCCCGCGCCGATGGTTATGGCTCCCGGCGATCCCTGCCCCGCATGCAATGCCCCCGCCGCCCGACCCGACATCGTTTGGTTCGGCGAAATGCCCTATGAGATGGATGCGCTTTTCGATCATCTGGCCGAGGCCGATATCTTTGCCGCCATTGGCACATCGGGAAACGTCTATCCGGCCGCCGGTTTCGTCGCCGAAGCCCGCCGCGCCGGGGCACATACGATTGAATTCAATTTAGAACGCTCTGCCGTGGGCAACCAATTTGAGGAACACCGCATTGGGGCAGCAAGTCAAACTGTCCCCGAATGGGTCGCAGAGATTTTGAAGGCGCGCCGTTAAGGTCCGGCGCGCCGAAGAAGCTTAGCGAGGTTCGCTGCTCAGCCCTTTGTAGATCGTGTAACACATCACCAGCATCAGAATAGCAAAGGGAACCCCCGTTGCCGTGACCCCTGCCTGCAAGGCCGAGAGCCCGCCGCCGATCAGCAGCACGATGGCGATCAACCCCTCAACCACACACCAGAAGACCCGCTGTGGCACCGGAGCGTCAATCTTGCCGCCTGCGGTGATGGTATCAACCACCAGTGACCCCGAATCTGACGACGTAACAAAGAATACCAGCGCCAAAAGGATCGCGATGGTCGATGCGGTCTTGGTGAAGGGCAGCTCATTAAGCATCCCAAACAGCGAAAGTTCTGGCGAGTAGCTATCGATTACATTCGCTTTCACCAATGACGTCTCAGGACTTGTGAGGATCTGGTCGATTGCGATGCCGCCAAAGACACCCATCCAAATAAAGATGATCAGCGAGGGGATCAGCAGAACGCAGACGATGAACTCCCGTACCGTGCGCCCACGCGATACCCGCGCGATGAACATGCCGACAAAAGGCGCCCAAGAGATCCACCACGCCCAATAGAAGGCTGTCCAACCTTCGCGGTACGAATCGTCCTCACGACCAAATGGGTTGGAAAGTGGCACGATCTCTTGCGTGTAGGCGACCAGCCCGGTCCAGAATCCATCAAGCCCCACCAGCGTCGGGCCAACGAAGAGCACGAAGAGGAAGAACAGGATCGCCACCACCATGTTCACCTCCGACAAGACCTTCACCCCACCATCCAATCCCCGCCAGACCGAGACGAGCGCCACAGCGGTGACCAGCAGAATGATGATCACCTGCGCGTTGGTCGAAATCTCTAGCCCGAATGCAAAGTTAAAGCCTGCATTGGCCTGCTGCGCACCCAGCCCCAGCGACGTTGCCAGACCAAATAGCGTTGCGAACACGGCCAAGATATCAATGATATGCCCTGGCCAACCCCAAACGCGATCCCCCAGAATGGGGTAGAAACACGACCGGATCGAAAATGGCAGCCCCTTGTTATAAGTAAACAGCGCCAAAGCCAGCGCCATGATCGCATAGACGGCCCACCCGTGCAGACCCCAATGATAAAAGGTCGCCGCAAGCCCCATGGCACGGGCCGCCTCGACATTCTCAGGTATGATCGACCCATCCTCAGCAATCGGCAATGGCACCCCTAAAGGGCTGGAAACATTCATATGGTACACAGGCTCAAGCACGCCAAAGAACAACAGGCCAATGCCCATGCCCGCGGCAAAAAGCATCGCAAACCACGCGGGGTAGGAATACTCCGGCACGGCGTCCTTGCCGCCCAACCTAACCTTTGAGATCGGCATAAAGATCAGGGCGATACAGAAGATCACAAAGATATTCACGATAATCATAAACAGCCAATCCAGCTTGCTGGTGGCAAAATCCCGCACTGCAAGAAAAAGCTCCCCTGCTTGGCTGGGAAAGATCATTGTCAGCAGCACAAAGGCCACGGCCGTCAGCCCGGATACCATGAAAACCGGGTTGTGAATGTCAAAGCCAAGAGGGCCAAGAGTGCCGTCAATATTGTCTTGGCCGACTTCGAAATCGGTTTCGATCTCGCCATTGTCGGGGGTGGGGTCAGTCATGATGTCTCCGATCTTGAATGCACTGTCTTAGCCCCGCTTTGGCAGGTCGCATGGCCAGAACAACGAGTGTCAGAGGGTAAATTAGCTCCGCTTGGCGATATTTCCCGAATAAAAACATCAATCTGTGAAAGGAATTTCAAAAGCCTGCCCCATTCGGCTCTTTGCTTAAACAGGGTCGGCATTAAAAAATGCCTAAGCCACAAACGAAAAAAGCCCCGATCCTTTCGGATCGAGGCCCATTCTGGTCTGTGTTAAGCCTTAGCTCAGCACATCAGCGGTCGCGCTGGATTTGGCGATCGCTTTTTTGATTTTCAGCGCGTTGTCGGACAGTTCAACGTCCTTGGCTTTCGCCAGGAACTTGTCCAGACCACCGCGGTGGTCAACGCTGCGCAGGGCTGCGGCAGAGATGCGCAGCTTGAACGCACGGCCCAATGCCTCGGACTGCAACGACACGTCGTTGAGGTTCGGCAAGAACCGACGGCGGGTGCGGTTGTTGGCGTGGCTTACATTGTTGCCCGTCATCGGGCCTTTTCCGGTCAATTCGCAACGGCGCGACATGGGTTCATCCTTTTGCTGTTGTGTCTGCCCAGCGATCCGGGAAACACATACGATAGGGGCCGCGCAGAGCCGACCCTGAATTGGTCCGCTGGCTTTAAGGGGAATCGCGGTAGCCGTCAACCCGAAGCGCAGGACTTGAGCGCTTTTCCTGTCAGAGAGCTTGGCCCGTCAAGGTCACCCCAGCCCGCCCTGCCCGCGCTACGCTAGTTTTTGCCACCTGTGATAGAGTTTTCTTTGCATCCCCCTGATGGATTTGCGATGCAGACATATGACCATACAGATGCGCGCCCTCTTCGTTCACCTTTTTACTGCCACCGGTGCGGTGCTGGCGATGCTCGCCATGCTCGCCGCTGTGGAGGAAAAATGGGATTTGATGTTCCTTTGGCTGGTGATCGCCTTTTTTGTTGATGGCATCGACGGCCCATTGGCGCGCAGATACGATGTGAAGACCAATGCGCCGGAGTTTGACGGCGTCTTGATGGATCTCATCATCGACTACCTCACCTATGTCTTTATTCCGGCCTTCGCGCTGTTCACCTCGGGCCTGATGGATGGCTGGAGCGGTTGGG of Sulfitobacter sp. DSM 110093 contains these proteins:
- a CDS encoding mechanosensitive ion channel; translation: MEPVRIMWRQVMEMARDTIALLPQVAVALVVLILTWLIAALGRALVSKALGRTKLRPSLQDLFTLLTSILIWVFGIMIAAVIVFPGLTPASILAGLGIGSVAIGFAFKDVFENFLAGIIILFRREMRMGDHIECEGIEGKVAHIAIRESHIRQTDGQLVIVPNAMLFKNPVYVRTDQKHRRQTVICGVAYDVDLGEARVVMTKAVEGCETVEQGDRPIQVFAQEFGDSSINFEVIWWAGSTPVEQRRSRDEVVTAVKRALDDAGLEIPFPYRTLTFKEPLPLTRSPQADAED
- a CDS encoding YqaE/Pmp3 family membrane protein; the encoded protein is MDIIRIIIAILLPPLGVFLQEGLGKHFWINIILTLLGYIPGIVHAIYIIIKR
- a CDS encoding CsbD family protein, whose product is MANEDQAEGKAKDIGGKVKEEAGDAAGNDDLKREGQADQAEGKVQKGVGDAKDKLSD
- the yacG gene encoding DNA gyrase inhibitor YacG codes for the protein MSCPICKAETVKAHRPFCSRRCADIDLGRWFNDSYAVPSRDPEDVEAAIEAAEAAQDSPPKPH
- a CDS encoding ribonuclease E/G, whose amino-acid sequence is MKGRTIILDHLGDVEAAALMVDGKLDDFLVDSDAPRVGTVYRAIADRPVKGQGGMFLKTPDGAAFLRQIKGLAPGQTILVQVSGHAEPGKAIPVTNKLLFKSRYAIVTPDAPGLNISRSIKDEEERDRLLEIAHEAAGGADLGLILRSSCAGADADDIAEDIANMLALADTVANDDGQEMEVLSEGDGPHLLAWRDWTAPAEVVTEAGGFRDHSVLEELDRLSSPQVPLGNGASIFVEPTRALVAVDVNTGSDASLAAGVKANMACARALPRALRLRGLGGQITLDLAPMPKKDRRTFESALRAAFRADDVDTTLVGWTPLGHYELQRKRARPVLAEVLVGGGE
- a CDS encoding Maf family protein — translated: MQFILGSGSPRRLELLAQIGVVPDAIRAPDIDETPHKAELPRPYCARMAREKVAAVPAEADDIVLCADTTVALGRRILGKPENEAEAEAFLRLMSGRRHKVVTAVAVKKGDKLWQRDVQSTVKMKSLSEPEIRRYLATGDWRGKAGGYGIQGPAGALIPWISGSFTAIVGLPLAEAANLLQAAGYPFDGGAA
- the infA gene encoding translation initiation factor IF-1, which produces MAKEDTLEFPGVVKELLPNATFRVELENGHEIIAHTAGKMRKNRIRVLAGDKVQVEMTPYDLTKGRINYRFK
- a CDS encoding carbon-nitrogen hydrolase family protein gives rise to the protein MKIATAAYPLDVLTSWAQYEDKLAHWVAEAAVQGAELLVFPEYAAMELATLDGAEVAADLERSLFSVSDKLEEADRLHVKLAAEHNVHIVAGSGPAATESRPVNRTRLITPTGQVGVQDKQIMTRFEREEWGVIGGNALQVFETAIGKIGILICYDSEFPLLGRALADCDVICVPSVTETLAGYWRVRIGSMARALENQCITAMSSVVGAADWSDALGQSFGAGGIFCPPDRGFPPTGVLAVREVNAPGWTVAEADLAQVAEVRADGIVLNRRDWQDQFGRDGTAINVTLR
- a CDS encoding LysR family transcriptional regulator — translated: MLNKGITLRGIEVFEALARSGSVAQAAEATGLSQPAVSQQMRNLEAAIGAELIDHTRRPMRLTQAGQMFLRRAGLALTELRQAQSEVTVMDLAHLEALNLGVIDDFDDDLTPRLATILGDSLTGCRFRMITAGSNELADALRDKSLHMALFAQIEGTLDAVVEYPLARDPFIIVTPEQTPHAPAALLSGDSDLPFLRYAKDQLIARQIDTHLAAQSHDLPARFEIGSHLALMAMVARGIGWAITTPLGYMRAARFHSKLAAHPLPAPVPSRSISLFAGDEWSGPVPRDIAQTLRQLMQTHMIAPAIAQLPWLADGFHLLEDNDRIGD
- a CDS encoding NAD-dependent deacylase, whose translation is MTKIVILTGAGISAESGLETFRASDGLWAQHRVEDVATPEGFASNPKLVVDFYNARRAQAAEVSPNPAHEALAKLEAELDGEVVMITQNVDDLHEQGGSQKVMHMHGALKGALCAACDHRWPAPMVMAPGDPCPACNAPAARPDIVWFGEMPYEMDALFDHLAEADIFAAIGTSGNVYPAAGFVAEARRAGAHTIEFNLERSAVGNQFEEHRIGAASQTVPEWVAEILKARR
- a CDS encoding BCCT family transporter; this translates as MTDPTPDNGEIETDFEVGQDNIDGTLGPLGFDIHNPVFMVSGLTAVAFVLLTMIFPSQAGELFLAVRDFATSKLDWLFMIIVNIFVIFCIALIFMPISKVRLGGKDAVPEYSYPAWFAMLFAAGMGIGLLFFGVLEPVYHMNVSSPLGVPLPIAEDGSIIPENVEAARAMGLAATFYHWGLHGWAVYAIMALALALFTYNKGLPFSIRSCFYPILGDRVWGWPGHIIDILAVFATLFGLATSLGLGAQQANAGFNFAFGLEISTNAQVIIILLVTAVALVSVWRGLDGGVKVLSEVNMVVAILFFLFVLFVGPTLVGLDGFWTGLVAYTQEIVPLSNPFGREDDSYREGWTAFYWAWWISWAPFVGMFIARVSRGRTVREFIVCVLLIPSLIIFIWMGVFGGIAIDQILTSPETSLVKANVIDSYSPELSLFGMLNELPFTKTASTIAILLALVFFVTSSDSGSLVVDTITAGGKIDAPVPQRVFWCVVEGLIAIVLLIGGGLSALQAGVTATGVPFAILMLVMCYTIYKGLSSEPR
- the rpmB gene encoding 50S ribosomal protein L28 — protein: MSRRCELTGKGPMTGNNVSHANNRTRRRFLPNLNDVSLQSEALGRAFKLRISAAALRSVDHRGGLDKFLAKAKDVELSDNALKIKKAIAKSSATADVLS